A part of Pseudomonas sp. HR96 genomic DNA contains:
- the tauA gene encoding taurine ABC transporter substrate-binding protein, translating into MAIGRSLPNSNFTFKILSTLTLGVAIALAAAIPAQADETLHVGYQTGIDPSKVPQADGTYEKAIGEKIDWRRFNSGPEVVTALASGDLQIGNLGSSPLAAAASRKLPIVAFIVSAQINSAEALVVRNGSGIDNPQQLVGKTIATPFVSTSHYSLLGALKHWGLEGKVKVVNLQPAEIAAAWKRGDIDGAFVWSPALGEIRKTGKTLTDAAQVAQWGAPTFEVWVARKDYADKHPDVVAKFAKVTLDSFADYAAHKDAWTADSAPVQKIAKLTGANAADVPELLAGSAFPDAKAQQTPALLQGGTAKAIAQTADFLKEQGKVESVLPDYSPYVSAKFAE; encoded by the coding sequence ATGGCTATCGGCCGCTCCCTTCCTAACTCAAATTTCACCTTCAAGATTCTTTCCACGCTGACCTTGGGTGTCGCTATCGCGTTGGCCGCGGCCATTCCCGCACAGGCCGACGAAACCTTGCACGTGGGTTACCAGACCGGTATCGACCCGAGCAAAGTGCCCCAGGCCGACGGCACCTACGAAAAAGCGATTGGCGAGAAGATCGACTGGCGCCGCTTCAACAGTGGCCCGGAAGTGGTCACGGCCCTGGCCTCGGGCGACCTGCAGATCGGCAACCTGGGCTCCAGCCCGCTGGCCGCAGCGGCCTCGCGCAAACTGCCGATCGTGGCGTTCATTGTCTCGGCACAGATCAATTCGGCTGAAGCCCTGGTGGTGCGCAACGGCAGCGGCATCGACAACCCGCAGCAGCTGGTGGGCAAGACCATTGCCACACCGTTCGTGTCCACCTCGCACTACAGCCTGCTGGGCGCCCTGAAACACTGGGGCCTGGAAGGCAAGGTCAAGGTGGTCAACCTGCAACCGGCGGAGATCGCCGCCGCCTGGAAGCGCGGCGACATCGACGGCGCATTCGTCTGGTCGCCGGCCCTGGGGGAAATCCGCAAGACCGGCAAGACCCTTACCGATGCCGCACAGGTCGCCCAATGGGGCGCGCCGACGTTCGAGGTGTGGGTAGCGCGCAAGGACTACGCCGACAAGCACCCGGACGTGGTCGCCAAATTCGCCAAGGTCACCCTCGATTCGTTCGCCGACTACGCCGCCCACAAGGACGCCTGGACCGCCGACTCGGCGCCGGTGCAGAAGATCGCCAAGCTGACCGGCGCCAATGCCGCCGACGTGCCTGAACTGCTCGCCGGCTCGGCCTTCCCCGACGCCAAGGCGCAGCAAACCCCAGCCTTGCTGCAGGGTGGTACCGCCAAAGCCATCGCCCAGACCGCCGATTTCCTCAAGGAGCAGGGCAAGGTGGAAAGCGTGCTGCCGGACTACTCGCCCTACGTCAGCGCCAAGTTCGCGGAGTAA